AAGTTGATATCAATAAACGGGGGTTCGTGATTTTGGTTATCGGGGAGATGAGAAATTACATCAGTCtcgtcatcgatcgatgtatcacAAAGTGAATCGACCGATATGGCATCTctctctcatcgatcgatagatCTTCAGATGTGAGAGATATTTGACCGACGAAAGATGTATCTATGTGTGCAACATTCTCTATGGGAAAGAAATCGTCTATAGGGACATCATCCTCTATCCTTATCCTAGAAAGATGGTCAGCGACACCATTACTCCTCTCTTATCCTTAATCTCAATGTCAAACTCTTGGAGTAGTAGAATCCAGCGTATGAGTCGAGGTTtagcatctttcttttgcattaaatatttgatggcAGCGTGATCAGTGTGAACTATCACTCGTGAGCCAATCAAGTATTGACGGAATTTTTCAAAAGCGTAAACTACAGCTAATAGTTCCTTTTCTGTTGTTGCATAATTCCGTTGTGCTTCATCAAGCGTGCGGCTGGCGTAGTAAATGGCATGTAGCTTTTTATCTCTCCTTTGGCCTAGAACTGCTCCAATTGCGAAATCACTCGCATCGCACATGATTTCGAAAGGAAGATTCCAGTCGGGGGCATGTACTACGGGGGCAGTGATAAGGGATTTCTTTAAATCTTCAAAATCTTTCATGCATTCGGgggtaaaatcgaatttaataTCCTTGCATAGTAGGTTATTTAAAGGTCTAGCGATTTTGCTGAAGTCCAGTATAAATCTCCTGTAAAATAGGGTGTGTTCGAGAAAACTTCGCACATCCTTAACAGTTTTGGGTGGGGGTAAACTGGTCATTACTTCAATCTTAGCTCTATCGACCTATATTCCAGCAGCGGAAAGCCTATGTCCTAACACTATCCCATCGTTTACCATGAAATGGCATTTTTCCCAGTTTAGGACAAGGTTCTTTTCTTCGCATCTTTCCAATACTTTGCATAAATTGTCGAGGCAACTCTTAAAATCTGATCCATAGACTGAAAAATCATCCATGAATACCTCCATGAAGTCCTCGATCATATCcgtaaagattgacatcataCAACGTTGGAAAGTAGCGGGGGcgttacatagaccaaatggcattctgcGATATGCGAAAGTTCCGTAGGGGCATGTAAACgttgtcttttcttgatcatccGGGTGTATAGGAATTTGGAAAAAtctggaatatccatcaagaaaacagtaATACTGGTGATTAGCTAATCTCTccagcatctgatcaataaagtGAAGGGGAAAATGGTCTTTCCTAGTAGTGGCATTCAAtttcctataatcaatgcacatccGATCACCAGTAACAGTACGAGTCAGAATGAGTTCGACCATTTCATTCTTCACTACAGTGATACCTCCCTTTTTGGGTACAACATGTACGGGGCTTACCAATTTACTATCCGAAATAGGGTAAATAACTCCAGCATCAAGGAGTtttataatttcctttttaactaCTTCCTTTAGATTCGGATTTAATCTCCTTTGCTGTTCTATTGACGTTTTAGCGTCATCTTCCAAGTTAATCCGATGCATGCAAAGATCGGGAGAGATTCCAGGAATGTCATCGAGAGAATACCCGATCGCTTTCATGTACTTGCGTAATTTATTCAGCAATAAAGCAAGTTCTCCGCTAGTGAGATTGGCGTTGACAATAACAGGGTAGGACTGGTCATAAAGGTAAGCGTACTTAAGACCGCTGGGTAGAGGTTTTAATTCTACCTTTGGTGCTTTATCTTTAGACCAATTTGATTGCGagggaggttgtcgatcgacggtatcttgaaggtatcgatcgatgacaacTCCAGAATCGTCATTCTCTTCTACGTTTGCAACTTCGATGCTAGCGTCCATTAGTCGCATGTAATCGTCTGTCCTATCTGATATGCTGAAAACTTCATTTTCCACGTGGTTAAGGGTGTCTTCTAAGGGGTTGTCTGAACACAtgtttgttggggtcaaaatcggtcacgacggaatcaatgcctgaaagtccgtaaaaatcagcatgaacgttttacgaaaaagtaatcttcgtaaagatatctttacaaagagccttgcggtaaaatcttgttcaaatctcaatcgaaccactaaataccgattgtccgaaggaaacagacatgtatccaattcggccgtggacaagctcgagtacggcaatcggaccacggacaagccaagcttgATCGGTACGCGGCGActaagcatgcacacagctcggtcgctacgtagcgactgagcgtccgtcccgctcggtcgctacgtagcgactgagctcagccaagatcggtcgctacgtagcgaccgagcgtccatcccgctcggtcgctacgtagcgaccgagctcagccaagctcggtcgctacgtagcgaccgagcatccgtcccgctcggtcgctacgtagcgaccaagcatccatcccgctcggtcgctacgtagcgcccgagctcagccaagctcggctgctacgtagcgaccgagcatccgtcccgctcggtcgctacactTCCGAAATGTCGATTCGACACCAATTCATGCATTCTCGTATATCctacgatgctatctcccgaagaccatagcgaactcagttcatgtCTTCCGACCGTTCTAagacatcaatcaaactttgcggtaaaaaccgcggaaagttcgttctttatcaaaagaaatcgcaataaacgtttcgagtcggaagacggcccaaagggacctaagacacgactcgaggcccaacttacgatttcttaaccaaaagcccataaaccgtatgacggtttacgcttggcgcgcaaggaaggataaatgtcaagtttccgcggataaatacgaaattttaaggataaatacgaagatcggaaaaaatggaatatctccattttatgctatgacggcttaagggcagaagagtaaaagcttaaaccgaccttggagctagtatataaggagtcctaggcgagaggcatggggagaactttttagattcggaattctctgcacttagaaactttaggctttattctcgacaagtttggtttctatgactggcactcaattactagacgaactcgcccaggcagttcgatctcttgtccagctctatcaattgaactacgtcggcttgatcctcgaaaagGGTAcataggcagcctttaacaaggttcagtctgaAACCAATCAAAAATCTTTTacgtatctttttcgtcttttgttatcgagctgcgactcaactatgtttgagcttttaggccgctagaactaagtaactcgctgacagcctttgcggccaaagcttttatgatcccttgtaatgatcgcaacgctcttacgcggactcgaaataagatctactgttttctgtaaactcgtttgttatcttttcatgatttccgcatatattcgatcacttgtcgttggctctcgcagagatccgggacccctgggaaattagggttttcctagtttccttatttaaacggaaatcgacagtgcgaatttcggttcccacaatgtTTATGAAAGAGTCTCTTTCATCCTCAGAAACGTTTTCCACGTAGAAGGCCTGGTCATCTATTAGGGGTCgcttaatcagtttctccatatCAAAAGTCATCGAGATATCCCCTATGTTCAAATTAATTCGTCCTTCTTTGACGTCAATGATTGCTCCAGCTGTAGCTAGGAATGGCCGACCCAGAATGAGGGGGTCTTTGGGTTCTTGTCTGTATTTCAACACAACAAAATCCGTCGGCACGATGCAATCGTTAATCTTTATGGGAACATCTTCGAGAATTCCTTCGGGTACCCTAATAGATCTAACGTCACTGCAACAGAGTAAGGCATAAGGTTCACGCTAGAGCCGAGGTCACATAATGATCTAGGGAAGCGCgtgttttctattttacaatCTAGGACGAAACTACCAGGATCTGATCTCTTCGTTGGAGTTTCTCCTTTAATCATAGCACTTACTTCTTCTGAAATCATCATCACGCTATGTTCTGCGATTGGATAGTTTGGAGATGTCATATCCTTTATGTACTTCTTAATTGAAGGTGCTATTTTTATAGCATCACTAAGGGACATCTCGACAGTAATCTTATCTAAGGCTTTCTTGCAGATTGTGCTTTCTAATGATTTCTTAGTTTGCGTTTTAGGAGGAAAAGGGGGTAAAGTTCTATAGACTCTTTCAATTATGGGCTCGGGTTGAgtagaccatcgatcgacgggtttttcaggttgtcgatcgatgatagGTGTTTTgggtcgatcgacgtcagtttcgtactgtcgatcgatttcatCCTCAATCTCTGTATCTTCTTCTAGTTCTAAGTCTATTGCCTTTTCCTTAGTCTTTTCAGCAGTGGTTTTCCGGTTCTCTTGAGATGGATTTTGGTCAAGATCGTTAAGAAGAATAGGATGAGAGTTGCTTTTCCCGGTCTTGTCGGCGTCGTAAGGCTTTCCAACATCTTAATTATTCCTTGTATCTGCTGCGAGGTTTATCCCGCTGCGCAGCATTACGGCACTGACTTGACGTCTTGGGTTTAGATCAGTTCTTCCGAGAAGACATCCAGCGTCTCTCTTTATGGCAGTTGCAATCTCAGCTACTTGACCTTCTAATTTTTGGATTAGTTCTCCTAAAGAATCTGCTTTCTCCATCAATTCTCCGTAAACCATATTTATCTTTCCGTAAAATTGCGATATTGTCTTACGGTTGCCAGTAAGATCTTATCTGATATTGAACCTCTCTCTTCCGGTACGTGATTTTAAAGCAGtgtcataagcttgggtaaaGCTCTCGACATGAAGCACATAGTAGGGATCAGAGCAGTTCGTTTCTTCATCCGAATAATCATCGGTGTCAGACAAAGCGTTGTCGTCGATCTGGGCTATATCAGATCGgtgtttgttttgaagaaaggaATGAAGGGATTTAACGGAATTCTTAATTTCTATTAAATCAGAATTGTCTTTTGGACTTGTAGTTTTTTCTATCTCTTCATCCATCTTTTCATAGGATCTTCCCGTTGTCATCTTCGGGATTCCTAGTGATGAAATTTCCATCACTCGCTGTATCGAGGGTGGTTTTATAGCTCAAATTAACACCTCCATAAAagatgttaagaagttgtggttCTGAATAACCATGATGGGGACATTCAAGTTTATAGCCTCTGAATCTTCCCCAAGCGTTTTTAAATGATTCGCGTGGACCTTGGCGAAATgtagaaatttgttttcttacTTCCCAGTAGCGTTCATCAGTGAAAAATTCTCTAAGGAAAGCTCTTCTAATCTCTTCCCAACAAGTGAGTGATCTTGTTCCTAAACAGTTTAACCACCTGAGGGCTTCTCCTTCTAGGGAGAATGAAAATAGTTTGCAACAATCATATTCATCTGGTATTAATTCTTCCAAAGTTTCAATGTGATCTTGTGGGTGTTCTGGGAGGGATCCACGGAATGGGTTTTGACGAACCATACGGTAGTAATCTGCGTTAAACTTAGATTTCTTGGTATCGTCTCCTGGTATTTTAATAgcggacctattggaataggtccTACCAGGATCAAGGTAGTCTTGTATGGACAATTTTATATCTTCACCTTTAGTTAAGGTGGAATTTTCCTTAACAGGGATTTCAGTCCCCTGTTCAGTTTGGCTAGTTTCATTGCTCGTTTGACCATTTAATTCAGTTTGGACTACTTTCTCATTAGCAGGCTTGGTAAGAGAAaacttacctgcttccggctGGGCGGTATCGATCGTTGTTGGAAGTTCCGTATCGGTCGATTCTTCTGACTCATCGTCGCTCGATGGAAACGTGTCTCCGTCGATTGATGGTTGGTCGCGCTCTATGTTCTCCATTCTTTATGTCTGAGTAAcagattaagaaagaaaaatttagcAAGATTTTCGTAACAAGTCtatactaaattctaaattaaatctaatggtaataagaaagagtccccggcaacggcgccaaatttgatatcactcaaattaccctaaagagtgttactctcatcaaacgTGGCTCatatgtagtacttagggatcgaatccacagagactctaggattactcaacagacttaaataattagaaaatgaagatagactaaaaggttttaatagttttaaaagcacTAAATGATAAACCGAAAACAATAGTGATTCAATAGATTGaattgaagtggtttcaagatTGGGAAAGCAGCAAGATTCAGGCAATTCTCAGGTGTAAAATGTAtgcacttagtttagactaaagggtttAATGGTTCTTGaactaaacatatatttaaccggataggttatcttcgctagatctcggatctcaactgcGTACGATGTGACTTGATGTACAtagaccgatacacctttgtaacGATCGACTGACAAAACGATAGTTGCGTCGATCGACGGTTATTCTAGCGAGCTTTGCGAACGGGTTTAActtgttctctaaccttctcaTACCAACTGTCGTTGCGCCTGAGTTAGTTTAGATCACGCAAATGGGTTCAGGTATTGAGGGGAAACGGTTAGTtggactcaattaatcctaagatctaaaatgaaggtgatcaatcttaattttagcattaagttcataagcaatgaaagaacaatcaaaacacctttttaatagtcatattagcagtacata
The nucleotide sequence above comes from Brassica napus cultivar Da-Ae chromosome A9, Da-Ae, whole genome shotgun sequence. Encoded proteins:
- the LOC106421498 gene encoding uncharacterized protein LOC106421498 is translated as MVYGELMEKADSLGELIQKLEGQVAEIATAIKRDAGCLLGRTDLNPRRQPYDADKTGKSNSHPILLNDLDQNPSQENRKTTAEKTKEKAIDLELEEDTEIEDEIDRQYETDVDRPKTPIIDRQPEKPVDRWSTQPEPIIERVYRTLPPFPPKTQTKKSLESTICKKALDKITVEMSLSDAIKIAPSIKKYIKDMTSPNYPIAEHSVMMISEEVSAMIKGETPTKRSDPGSFVLDCKIENTRFPRSLCDLGSSVNLMPYSVAVTLDLLGYPKEFSKMFP